One Natronomonas moolapensis 8.8.11 genomic region harbors:
- a CDS encoding MarR family transcriptional regulator → MPIDLRKRDPDDPITVRPETNKAKIIKLLYQDTNLGFTPAEIRDELDLPRGTVSGTLSRLHDEGLVEKTSDGLYHGLDHREDLRRFAQSLVSLDTMLSRYPEAGIDPDDVEQTGTSAKTELPNDRLQERDTPREEPTPEEWIAAEDDEA, encoded by the coding sequence ATGCCGATCGATCTTCGCAAACGCGACCCTGACGACCCAATCACGGTCCGACCAGAGACGAACAAAGCCAAAATCATCAAACTACTGTACCAGGACACGAATCTCGGCTTCACACCCGCGGAAATCCGAGACGAACTCGACCTGCCGCGTGGAACCGTGTCCGGGACACTCTCCCGACTCCATGACGAGGGACTCGTCGAGAAAACGAGCGACGGGCTCTACCACGGCCTCGACCACCGCGAGGACCTCCGCCGGTTCGCACAAAGCCTCGTCTCACTCGACACGATGCTGTCTCGGTACCCTGAAGCTGGGATCGATCCGGACGACGTCGAGCAAACCGGTACGAGCGCGAAAACGGAACTCCCGAACGACCGCCTGCAGGAACGAGATACACCGCGCGAGGAACCCACGCCGGAAGAATGGATCGCAGCTGAAGACGACGAGGCGTAA
- the secY gene encoding preprotein translocase subunit SecY: MSWKEAAEPVLTRLPAVRRPAKHVPFKRKLGWTAGVLVLYFFLTNVGIYGLGQNSDIFGQFRTILAGAQGSILQVGIGPIVTASIVLQLLGGADLLGLDTEQNPRDQALYQGLQKLLVIVMTTLTALPMVFAGFLQPSTQIANSLGVSTSVLGWIMFAQIFMGGMLILYMDEIISKWGVGSGIGLFIIAGVSQRLIGGFFAWSGLGAGYVGFFPRWFGILTGDVEMGPALTRTGLFDLFLGPGELLALITTLLIFGVVVYAESVRVEIPLSHARVKGARGRFPVKLIYASVLPMILVRALQANIQFLGRILNAQWAGMPALLGDYAGTEGGFAEPTGGLFYYLAPIYSPGDWMWWLGETAAAPWKIMLRVGVDLTFMIVGGAIFAVFWVETTDMGPRATARQIQNSGMQIPGFRQSPGVTEKVLERYIPQVTVIGGALVGLLAVMANMLGTIGQVSGTGLLLTVSITYKLYEEIAEEQMMEMHPMMRQMFGD; encoded by the coding sequence ATGAGTTGGAAGGAGGCCGCCGAACCGGTGCTCACGCGGCTGCCTGCCGTCAGACGGCCGGCCAAGCACGTTCCGTTCAAGCGGAAGCTCGGCTGGACTGCGGGCGTGCTCGTGTTGTACTTTTTCCTGACGAACGTCGGGATCTATGGGCTCGGGCAGAACTCCGATATCTTCGGGCAGTTCCGGACGATCCTCGCGGGCGCACAGGGATCGATACTGCAGGTGGGGATCGGCCCGATCGTCACGGCGTCGATCGTGCTACAGCTGCTCGGCGGGGCGGACCTGCTGGGGCTGGACACGGAGCAGAACCCCCGCGATCAGGCGCTGTATCAGGGTCTCCAGAAGCTACTCGTCATCGTGATGACGACGCTGACCGCCCTGCCGATGGTGTTCGCCGGCTTCCTCCAACCCAGCACCCAGATCGCCAACTCCCTTGGCGTCTCGACGTCCGTGCTCGGGTGGATCATGTTCGCCCAGATCTTCATGGGCGGTATGTTGATCCTCTACATGGACGAGATCATCTCCAAGTGGGGCGTCGGCAGCGGGATCGGGCTGTTCATTATCGCCGGCGTGAGCCAGCGGCTCATCGGCGGGTTCTTCGCCTGGAGTGGCCTCGGGGCTGGATACGTCGGCTTCTTCCCGCGGTGGTTCGGCATCCTCACCGGCGACGTCGAGATGGGTCCGGCGTTGACGCGGACTGGCCTGTTCGATCTGTTCTTGGGGCCCGGCGAGTTGCTCGCGTTGATCACGACGCTTCTCATCTTCGGGGTCGTCGTCTACGCGGAGTCCGTCAGAGTCGAGATCCCGCTCAGCCACGCCCGCGTGAAGGGCGCCCGGGGCCGGTTCCCGGTGAAGCTGATCTACGCGAGCGTCCTGCCGATGATTCTCGTTCGTGCCCTGCAGGCGAACATCCAGTTCCTCGGCCGCATTCTCAACGCCCAGTGGGCGGGGATGCCGGCTTTGTTGGGCGATTACGCCGGTACCGAGGGCGGCTTCGCCGAACCGACCGGTGGGCTGTTCTACTATCTCGCCCCCATCTACTCCCCGGGAGACTGGATGTGGTGGCTCGGCGAGACCGCCGCCGCGCCCTGGAAGATCATGCTCCGGGTCGGCGTGGACCTGACCTTCATGATCGTCGGCGGCGCGATCTTCGCCGTCTTCTGGGTCGAGACGACCGACATGGGGCCGCGCGCGACCGCACGACAGATCCAAAACTCCGGGATGCAGATCCCCGGGTTCCGACAGTCGCCGGGCGTCACGGAAAAAGTGCTCGAACGGTACATCCCACAGGTCACCGTCATCGGCGGTGCCCTGGTCGGGCTGCTCGCCGTCATGGCGAACATGCTCGGCACGATCGGACAGGTGTCCGGGACCGGACTCCTGCTCACCGTCTCCATCACCTACAAGCTCTACGAGGAGATCGCCGAGGAGCAGATGATGGAGATGCACCCGATGATGCGCCAGATGTTCGGCGATTAA
- a CDS encoding uL15m family ribosomal protein, with product MTSKKRRQRGSRTHGGGTHKNRRGAGHRGGRGNAGRDKHEFHNHEPLGKSGFKRPQKTRRDVETVNLRELDEDVAILVDDGVAETSDDGYAIDARDLVDDGHEADVVKVLGAGQVYNELEVVADAFSESATEAIAAAGGEAVLSERGEELATEAEKDTTDEDNEEA from the coding sequence ATGACTTCCAAGAAACGACGACAGCGCGGCTCCCGGACGCACGGCGGCGGCACGCACAAGAACCGACGCGGAGCCGGCCATCGCGGCGGCCGCGGAAACGCAGGTCGCGACAAACACGAGTTCCACAACCACGAACCGCTTGGCAAATCCGGCTTCAAGCGCCCACAGAAGACCCGTCGGGACGTCGAGACGGTCAACCTGCGCGAGCTCGACGAAGACGTCGCGATCTTGGTCGACGACGGCGTCGCCGAGACGTCGGACGACGGCTACGCGATCGACGCTCGCGACCTCGTCGACGACGGCCACGAGGCCGACGTGGTGAAGGTCCTCGGCGCGGGCCAGGTGTACAACGAACTCGAGGTCGTCGCGGACGCGTTCTCCGAGAGCGCGACCGAGGCGATAGCGGCGGCCGGCGGCGAGGCCGTCCTCTCAGAGCGGGGCGAGGAACTCGCGACCGAAGCCGAAAAAGACACAACCGACGAGGACAACGAGGAAGCGTAA
- a CDS encoding 50S ribosomal protein L30 — protein sequence MKAIVQLRGEVNQSEAVRDTLGMLNLHRVNHATLVPETDTYEGMVTKVNDWVAHGEPSVETVELLLETRGEPAEGDADIDDAWVTEHTDYADLGALADALAGEETTLQAEGLAPTLRLHPPRGGHDGIKHPTTEGGQLGPHATEEIDDLLEAMR from the coding sequence ATGAAAGCGATCGTCCAACTGCGCGGGGAGGTCAACCAGAGCGAAGCCGTTCGCGACACGCTCGGTATGCTCAACCTCCACCGCGTCAACCACGCGACGCTCGTCCCGGAGACGGACACCTACGAGGGGATGGTGACGAAGGTCAACGACTGGGTCGCTCACGGCGAACCCTCCGTCGAGACCGTCGAGTTGCTCCTCGAAACCCGCGGCGAGCCCGCGGAGGGCGACGCGGACATCGACGACGCCTGGGTGACAGAGCACACCGACTACGCCGACCTCGGAGCGTTGGCCGACGCGCTCGCCGGCGAGGAGACGACGCTGCAGGCCGAGGGGCTCGCCCCGACGCTGCGGCTGCACCCACCCCGCGGCGGCCACGACGGAATCAAACACCCGACGACGGAGGGCGGGCAACTCGGTCCGCACGCGACCGAGGAGATCGACGACCTGCTGGAGGCGATGCGATAA
- a CDS encoding 30S ribosomal protein S5, translating to MSNGWEPRTRLGRKVADGEITSMRDALQSGLPLKEPQIVDQLLPGLEDEVLDINMVQRMTDSGRRVKFRCVVVVGNRDGYVGYAQGRDDQVGGAIQKAIEVAKMNIIDVPLGSGSWEDRPGGRNSLMRRTTGKAGSVEVELEPAPRGLGLAAAPTVRHVLELAGVEDAWTNSHGNTRTTLNLAKATYNALQNASESRTPQHARKIQQEANE from the coding sequence ATGAGCAACGGATGGGAGCCGCGAACGCGGCTCGGACGGAAGGTAGCGGACGGCGAGATCACCTCGATGCGCGACGCCTTGCAGTCGGGGCTCCCGCTGAAGGAACCGCAGATAGTCGACCAGCTCCTGCCGGGGCTGGAAGACGAAGTGCTGGACATCAACATGGTCCAGCGGATGACCGACTCGGGCCGGCGCGTGAAGTTCCGGTGTGTCGTCGTCGTGGGCAACCGCGACGGCTACGTCGGCTACGCGCAGGGCCGCGACGATCAGGTCGGCGGCGCGATCCAGAAGGCCATCGAGGTCGCGAAAATGAATATCATCGACGTACCGCTCGGTTCGGGGTCGTGGGAGGACCGCCCCGGCGGGCGGAACTCGCTGATGCGGCGGACGACCGGCAAGGCCGGCTCCGTCGAGGTCGAACTCGAACCCGCACCGCGCGGACTCGGGCTCGCCGCGGCACCGACGGTTCGGCACGTGCTCGAACTCGCCGGCGTCGAGGACGCCTGGACGAACTCCCACGGCAACACCCGGACGACGCTCAACCTGGCGAAGGCGACGTACAACGCCCTGCAGAACGCTTCGGAGTCCCGGACGCCCCAACACGCCCGGAAGATCCAACAGGAGGCGAACGAATGA
- a CDS encoding 50S ribosomal protein L18, with translation MATGPRYTVPMRRRREARTDYHQRLRLLKSGKPRLVARKSNNHTRAQLTVTGVDGDETVVEATSADLPAFGWEAPTGNLPAAYLTGYLAGLRAVEAGLEEAVLDIGLNTATPGNKVFAVQEGAIDAGLEVPHNDDVFADWQRTRGSHIAEYAETLDGGLYSGEFDATELPGHFDEVRERLEDEL, from the coding sequence ATGGCGACAGGACCACGATACACGGTGCCGATGCGGCGTCGCCGCGAGGCCCGAACGGACTACCATCAGAGGTTGCGCCTGCTGAAATCCGGCAAACCACGCCTGGTCGCTCGCAAGAGCAACAACCACACCAGGGCGCAGCTGACCGTGACGGGCGTCGACGGCGACGAGACGGTGGTCGAGGCGACCTCGGCTGACCTCCCGGCGTTCGGCTGGGAGGCCCCGACAGGGAACCTGCCCGCCGCGTATTTGACCGGCTATCTGGCCGGCCTGCGCGCGGTCGAGGCGGGACTCGAGGAGGCGGTCCTCGACATCGGACTCAACACCGCGACGCCCGGTAACAAGGTGTTCGCAGTACAGGAAGGTGCAATCGACGCGGGGCTGGAGGTTCCGCATAACGACGACGTCTTCGCCGACTGGCAGCGGACTCGCGGGAGTCACATCGCCGAGTACGCGGAGACGCTCGACGGGGGTCTCTACTCCGGCGAGTTCGACGCGACGGAGCTTCCCGGCCACTTTGACGAGGTGCGAGAGCGCCTGGAGGATGAATTATGA
- a CDS encoding 50S ribosomal protein L19e has translation MTDLKAQKRLAADILDVGENRVRFDPDEQAEIADAITRDDVRELIDSGIIEAETATGNSRGRARKRQEKRAYGHQTGHGSRKGRSGGRQNDKEDWQSRIRAQRRELRELRDDGEIDRSQYRELYDQASGGEFDSVADLNRYITETYGEQ, from the coding sequence ATGACGGATCTGAAAGCACAAAAGCGGCTCGCCGCGGACATCCTCGACGTCGGGGAAAACCGCGTCCGGTTCGATCCGGACGAGCAGGCCGAAATCGCCGACGCGATCACGCGTGACGACGTTCGCGAGTTGATCGATTCGGGGATCATCGAGGCCGAAACCGCGACGGGGAACTCCCGCGGTCGGGCCCGGAAGCGACAGGAGAAACGCGCCTACGGACACCAGACGGGACACGGCTCCCGGAAGGGTCGCTCCGGCGGGCGACAGAACGACAAAGAGGACTGGCAGAGCCGAATCCGCGCCCAGCGCCGCGAGCTGCGCGAGCTGCGCGACGACGGCGAGATCGACAGATCACAGTACCGCGAGCTGTACGACCAAGCCAGCGGCGGCGAGTTCGACAGCGTCGCGGATCTGAACCGATACATAACCGAAACCTACGGAGAACAATAA
- a CDS encoding 50S ribosomal protein L32e, with product MSDEEPDDEYEALTDISGVGEAKAENLREAGVETVDDIRQLSQEELSDIDGIGNALAARIKADVGDLEVAAETDAEVEDETPEAAETADEDVETELRPRGLADKTPELSEDEERLLTQRDRVGKPQFNRQDYHMKKRTPESWRRPRGGLSKQRRGVKGKGPTVEAGFRTPKAVRGRHPSGFEEVRVENTDDLEGVDGDREAVRIGSTVGARKRERIEEQAEAAGIRVLNPTYVEREVEE from the coding sequence ATGAGTGACGAAGAACCAGACGACGAGTACGAGGCACTGACCGACATCAGCGGCGTCGGCGAGGCGAAAGCCGAGAACCTCCGCGAGGCGGGCGTCGAGACGGTCGACGACATCCGCCAGCTCAGCCAGGAGGAACTCTCGGACATCGACGGGATCGGCAACGCGCTCGCCGCCCGGATCAAGGCCGACGTCGGCGACCTCGAGGTCGCTGCCGAAACGGACGCCGAGGTCGAAGACGAGACGCCAGAGGCGGCCGAGACGGCCGACGAAGACGTCGAGACCGAACTGCGGCCCCGCGGGCTGGCCGACAAGACCCCGGAGCTTTCCGAGGACGAAGAACGGCTGCTCACCCAGCGCGACCGCGTCGGGAAACCGCAGTTCAACCGGCAGGACTACCATATGAAAAAGCGAACGCCGGAGTCGTGGCGTCGCCCCCGCGGCGGGCTCTCGAAACAGCGCCGCGGCGTCAAGGGCAAGGGTCCGACGGTCGAGGCCGGCTTCCGGACGCCGAAGGCGGTCCGCGGCCGCCACCCGAGCGGCTTCGAGGAGGTCCGCGTCGAGAACACGGACGACCTCGAGGGCGTCGACGGCGACCGGGAGGCCGTCCGAATCGGCTCGACGGTCGGGGCTCGCAAGCGCGAGCGCATCGAAGAGCAGGCCGAGGCCGCGGGCATCCGCGTCCTCAACCCGACCTACGTCGAGCGGGAGGTCGAAGAATGA
- a CDS encoding 50S ribosomal protein L6, whose amino-acid sequence MRREIHIPDEITATMDHLELTVEGPEGSVTRRLWYPDISVTVEGDSIAIVSGAEDAKTNSTVGTFESHVTNMIHGVTEGWEYDMEVFYSHFPMQVSVQDGEVVIENFLGEKAPRRTPVRGNTEVSVDGEELTIRGPNIEDVGQTAADIEQLTRVPDKDTRVFQDGVYITGMPDRGDV is encoded by the coding sequence ATGCGACGAGAAATCCACATTCCGGACGAAATCACGGCGACGATGGACCACCTCGAGTTGACCGTCGAGGGGCCCGAAGGGAGCGTCACGCGACGCCTCTGGTATCCCGACATTTCGGTGACGGTCGAGGGCGACTCGATCGCCATCGTCTCCGGGGCGGAGGACGCAAAGACCAACTCGACGGTCGGCACCTTCGAGAGCCACGTGACGAACATGATTCACGGCGTGACCGAGGGCTGGGAGTACGACATGGAGGTGTTTTACTCTCACTTCCCGATGCAGGTCTCCGTACAGGACGGGGAGGTCGTCATCGAGAACTTCCTCGGCGAGAAGGCGCCGCGACGGACGCCCGTCCGCGGCAACACCGAGGTCTCGGTCGACGGGGAGGAGCTGACGATCCGCGGCCCGAACATCGAGGACGTCGGCCAGACGGCGGCCGACATCGAGCAACTGACGCGCGTCCCGGACAAGGACACCCGCGTCTTCCAGGACGGCGTCTACATCACGGGAATGCCGGACCGAGGTGATGTCTAA
- a CDS encoding 30S ribosomal protein S8 yields MADNDPLASALSGLDNAESVGHLEQTIQPASNEIGSVLEVFYDRGYVGGFQFVDDGKAGRFEVELNGAINECGTVKPRYAAGADDFEKWEKRFLPARDYGTLIVTTSHGVMSHYEAREEGVGGQVIAYVF; encoded by the coding sequence ATGGCGGACAACGATCCACTGGCCAGCGCGCTGTCGGGACTCGACAACGCCGAGAGCGTCGGCCATCTCGAACAGACGATACAGCCCGCCTCGAACGAAATCGGCTCCGTGCTCGAGGTCTTTTACGACCGCGGGTACGTCGGCGGCTTCCAGTTCGTCGACGACGGCAAGGCCGGGCGATTCGAGGTCGAACTGAACGGCGCTATCAACGAGTGTGGCACGGTCAAGCCCCGCTACGCGGCGGGCGCGGACGACTTCGAGAAGTGGGAGAAACGGTTCCTCCCCGCCCGGGATTACGGGACGCTCATCGTCACGACCAGCCACGGCGTCATGAGCCACTACGAGGCCCGCGAAGAGGGCGTCGGTGGACAGGTAATCGCGTACGTGTTCTGA
- a CDS encoding 30S ribosomal protein S14 → MSESESEQRTGEQAAKRTGQLEACQRCEREQGLVGKYDIWLCRQCFREIARGMGFRKYS, encoded by the coding sequence ATGAGCGAATCAGAATCCGAACAACGAACGGGCGAGCAGGCCGCAAAGCGAACCGGCCAGCTCGAAGCGTGCCAGCGCTGCGAACGCGAGCAGGGACTCGTCGGCAAGTACGACATCTGGTTGTGCCGACAGTGCTTCCGCGAGATCGCACGCGGTATGGGCTTCAGGAAGTACAGCTAA
- a CDS encoding 50S ribosomal protein L5: MSSESEAGEFHEMREPTVEKVVVHMGVGRGGEPLAQAEEILGEVAGQQPVRTTAKRTIQDFNVREGDPIGAKVTLRGEDAAAFLETALPLAALREAQFDETGNFSFGVEEHTDFPSQEYDPDIGIYGLDVTVNLVRPGYRVSKRDKMARPIPARHRLTAEDAIAFLESNFDVDVAAEETA, translated from the coding sequence ATGAGCTCCGAGTCCGAGGCGGGCGAGTTCCACGAGATGCGAGAGCCGACCGTCGAGAAGGTCGTCGTCCACATGGGCGTCGGCCGGGGCGGCGAACCGCTCGCGCAGGCCGAGGAGATCCTCGGCGAGGTCGCGGGCCAACAGCCGGTTCGCACGACCGCGAAACGGACGATTCAGGACTTCAACGTCCGCGAGGGCGATCCGATCGGCGCGAAGGTCACGCTGCGTGGCGAGGACGCGGCCGCGTTCCTCGAGACGGCGCTGCCGTTGGCGGCGCTGCGCGAGGCGCAGTTCGACGAGACCGGTAACTTCAGTTTCGGCGTCGAGGAGCACACCGACTTCCCGAGCCAGGAGTACGACCCCGATATCGGGATCTACGGCCTCGACGTGACGGTCAACCTGGTTCGGCCCGGCTATCGGGTCAGCAAGCGCGACAAGATGGCCCGGCCGATCCCGGCGAGACACCGGTTGACAGCCGAGGACGCGATCGCGTTCCTCGAATCGAACTTCGACGTGGACGTCGCTGCGGAGGAGACAGCATGA
- a CDS encoding 30S ribosomal protein S4e produces the protein MTKHQKRLAVPKSWPVERKEETYTTKAAAGPHGEAGVPLLIVLRDVLGYADSKKETRYALEQDSVLVNGKAVSDERQPIGMFDILAFREREEYYRVFPDEGGRLSLTPIDAESAGSKLGKIVGKAQVPGGDTQLTLHDGQTLLVEDATTYDGNDSIVVSNDAEEIVAHFTYEKGALVTAVSGAHAGRIGTIDEIQVTPGSSPNNVLIEAAGGEGRFETIEEYVVVIDENFTDGGADDADAEADDAEADDVEADDVEADDVEADDGGDDE, from the coding sequence ATGACGAAACATCAAAAACGGCTGGCCGTGCCGAAATCGTGGCCGGTCGAACGGAAAGAAGAGACGTACACGACGAAGGCCGCGGCGGGTCCGCACGGCGAGGCGGGGGTCCCCCTGCTCATCGTCCTGCGCGACGTGCTCGGCTACGCCGACTCGAAGAAGGAGACGCGCTACGCGCTCGAACAGGACAGCGTCCTGGTCAACGGGAAAGCCGTCTCCGACGAGCGCCAGCCGATCGGGATGTTCGACATCCTGGCGTTCCGGGAGCGCGAGGAGTACTACCGCGTGTTTCCCGACGAGGGCGGCCGGCTCTCGTTGACCCCGATCGATGCCGAGTCGGCAGGATCGAAACTCGGAAAGATCGTCGGCAAGGCGCAGGTGCCGGGCGGCGACACCCAGTTGACGCTTCACGACGGACAGACGCTGCTCGTCGAGGACGCGACGACCTACGACGGCAACGACTCGATCGTCGTTTCCAACGACGCCGAGGAGATCGTAGCCCACTTCACGTACGAGAAGGGCGCGCTCGTGACAGCCGTCAGCGGGGCCCACGCGGGCCGAATCGGGACGATCGACGAGATCCAGGTCACCCCCGGATCCTCGCCGAACAACGTCCTGATCGAAGCCGCCGGTGGCGAGGGCCGCTTCGAGACGATCGAGGAGTACGTCGTCGTCATCGACGAGAACTTCACCGACGGCGGCGCGGACGACGCTGACGCCGAGGCCGACGACGCCGAGGCCGACGACGTTGAGGCCGACGACGTTGAGGCCGACGACGTTGAGGCCGACGACGGAGGTGACGACGAATGA
- the rplX gene encoding 50S ribosomal protein L24, with amino-acid sequence MTRQPTKQRNRQERAPLHEKQKQVRAPLSPELREEYGQRSVRVNAGDTVEVQRGDFAGESGEVVEVNLRHAEIHVEDVTHETADGEEVPRPLEASNVQVTDLDLDDEVREARLEAEEDDE; translated from the coding sequence ATGACACGACAACCAACCAAACAGCGCAACCGACAGGAGCGCGCCCCGCTGCACGAAAAACAAAAGCAGGTTCGTGCGCCGCTATCGCCGGAGCTCCGCGAGGAGTACGGCCAGCGGAGCGTCCGCGTCAACGCGGGCGATACGGTCGAGGTCCAGCGCGGCGACTTCGCCGGCGAGTCCGGCGAGGTCGTCGAGGTGAATCTCCGCCACGCGGAGATCCACGTCGAGGACGTGACCCACGAGACGGCGGACGGCGAGGAGGTTCCCCGTCCGCTCGAAGCGAGCAACGTCCAGGTGACGGATCTCGACCTCGACGACGAGGTTCGCGAGGCGCGCCTCGAAGCCGAGGAGGACGACGAATGA
- a CDS encoding 50S ribosomal protein L14, producing MEALNADVTQGLEKGSLITCADNTGARELRVVSTAGYSGTKNRHPKAGLGDKVTVSVTKGTPEMRRQVLEAVVIRQRKPIRRPDGTRVKFEDNAAVIVDENEDPRGTELKGPIAREVAERFGSIASTATMIV from the coding sequence ATGGAGGCACTCAACGCCGACGTGACTCAAGGACTAGAGAAAGGCTCGCTCATCACGTGTGCCGACAACACCGGCGCGCGCGAGTTGCGAGTCGTCTCCACGGCCGGCTACTCCGGCACCAAGAACCGCCACCCGAAGGCGGGACTCGGTGACAAGGTGACCGTCTCGGTCACCAAGGGGACACCGGAGATGCGACGGCAGGTCCTCGAGGCGGTCGTCATCCGCCAGCGCAAGCCGATCCGACGCCCCGACGGTACGCGCGTGAAGTTCGAGGACAACGCGGCCGTCATCGTCGACGAGAACGAGGATCCCCGCGGGACGGAACTCAAAGGACCGATCGCCCGGGAGGTCGCCGAGCGCTTCGGCTCGATCGCTTCGACGGCAACCATGATCGTATAG
- a CDS encoding ribonuclease P protein component 1, whose protein sequence is MTPETLARHELAGLDVTVTDASNPDLVGIGGRVRDETMRTLLVAASDGVKQVPKAGTTFRFALDECEARRDSDDGSGKRPRAVIVEGDRLLARPARRSETHRGSLWQ, encoded by the coding sequence ATGACCCCCGAAACGCTCGCTCGCCACGAACTCGCCGGACTCGACGTGACCGTTACGGACGCGTCGAACCCCGACTTGGTCGGGATCGGCGGCCGCGTTCGAGACGAGACGATGCGGACGCTGCTCGTGGCGGCGAGCGACGGGGTCAAACAAGTGCCGAAGGCGGGGACGACGTTCCGCTTCGCGCTCGATGAGTGCGAGGCGAGACGCGACTCGGACGACGGGAGCGGGAAGCGCCCGCGAGCCGTGATCGTCGAGGGCGACCGACTGCTCGCCCGACCCGCCCGACGCAGCGAAACACACAGAGGTTCACTATGGCAATAG
- the rpmC gene encoding 50S ribosomal protein L29: protein MAVLHVEEIRDMTPAEREAELEQLETELLNEKAVLAAGGAPENPGRIGELKRTIARMKTVQREEGDFEE, encoded by the coding sequence ATGGCTGTTCTCCACGTCGAGGAAATCCGCGACATGACGCCCGCCGAGCGCGAGGCGGAACTCGAACAGCTCGAGACCGAGTTGCTCAACGAGAAGGCCGTGCTGGCCGCCGGTGGCGCTCCGGAGAACCCGGGCCGGATCGGCGAGTTGAAGCGCACGATCGCCCGCATGAAGACGGTACAGCGGGAGGAGGGCGACTTCGAAGAATGA
- a CDS encoding 30S ribosomal protein S3 gives MADEHQFIEDGLQRTQIDEFFAEELSRAGYGGMDVAKTPMGTQIVLKAEKPGMVIGKGGKNIRKITTTLEEDFDLDDPQIDVQEVDEPDLNAQIVADRLANALERGWYFRKAGHTTIDRIMDSGALGAEIILSGKVTGARSRVEKFNRGYIKHNGEPAETIVDSGVGTAVMKLGTIGVRVKIIPPNAELPDDFEVYEDVEVSEFIEEPEGDVEELLEEPDEADAESVGADPEDVLEEETAEAVEEVPEEEVLDEDLDGETGDSPAADEAGADEPEVLDEDVEAEAEELLDEMEGGADEEAE, from the coding sequence ATGGCCGACGAACACCAGTTCATCGAGGACGGGCTTCAGCGGACCCAGATCGACGAGTTCTTTGCCGAAGAGCTCTCCCGCGCCGGCTACGGCGGCATGGACGTCGCCAAGACGCCGATGGGGACCCAGATCGTCCTGAAGGCCGAAAAGCCCGGGATGGTCATCGGCAAGGGCGGCAAGAACATCCGCAAGATCACGACGACGCTCGAAGAGGACTTCGACCTCGACGACCCCCAGATCGACGTCCAGGAGGTCGACGAGCCGGATCTGAACGCACAGATCGTCGCGGATCGGCTGGCGAACGCCCTCGAACGTGGTTGGTACTTCCGGAAGGCCGGCCACACGACCATCGATCGCATCATGGACTCGGGCGCGCTGGGCGCCGAGATCATCCTGAGCGGGAAGGTCACGGGCGCACGCTCCCGCGTCGAGAAATTCAACCGCGGCTACATCAAACACAACGGCGAACCCGCCGAAACCATCGTCGACAGCGGCGTCGGCACCGCGGTGATGAAGCTCGGCACGATCGGCGTGCGCGTGAAAATCATCCCGCCGAACGCGGAACTCCCCGACGACTTCGAGGTCTACGAGGACGTCGAGGTCTCCGAGTTCATCGAGGAACCCGAAGGCGACGTCGAAGAGCTACTCGAGGAACCCGACGAGGCCGACGCCGAATCGGTCGGTGCCGACCCCGAGGACGTTCTCGAGGAAGAGACCGCCGAGGCGGTCGAGGAAGTCCCCGAAGAGGAGGTTCTTGACGAGGACCTCGACGGCGAAACCGGCGACTCGCCGGCGGCCGACGAGGCAGGCGCTGACGAGCCCGAGGTCCTCGACGAGGACGTCGAGGCCGAGGCCGAGGAGCTCCTCGACGAGATGGAAGGCGGGGCAGACGAGGAGGCCGAGTAA